The following are encoded together in the Candidatus Zixiibacteriota bacterium genome:
- a CDS encoding pilus assembly protein TadG-related protein produces MQTVSNERGTVIVFVTLVIVFLLIMVGLGLDTGQLTYTRNQGQAAVDAAALAAVSALPSWDAAQVEKRAAGFNTTNTYVESGTNKIGSANVSYIEYDFDSNQIVNYSSNIATANGVRVALEGGTSITTPVFLTPLLNLFGISAAGTADVNVSAVAVIQSKPAIPIALWSSVCPNPDGKIEERQIKFQHPTKSGQGENSCWTTFLDCSSGASDIKALFQVSRTCSGHPIDGEIDIGTYICQNRGQVNSSLKEAADFFTKEAPDFPNRWWLVPVIGGGGNCDPQNPTKIVNWAKIRPKEFNDQGSPKWIRADVVCGEKLNREDIKTSLCFSHKLVREEKKGY; encoded by the coding sequence TAGGTCTGGACACAGGTCAACTCACGTATACTCGAAACCAGGGCCAGGCGGCGGTCGATGCGGCAGCGCTGGCTGCAGTGTCCGCTTTGCCGTCGTGGGACGCGGCTCAGGTTGAAAAACGGGCGGCCGGGTTCAATACGACCAACACCTACGTCGAGAGCGGCACGAACAAGATTGGGAGCGCTAATGTCAGTTACATCGAGTACGATTTCGATAGCAATCAGATCGTAAACTATTCTTCCAACATCGCCACTGCCAATGGAGTGAGAGTCGCCCTGGAAGGGGGAACGTCGATTACCACTCCCGTGTTCCTCACGCCACTGCTGAATCTCTTTGGAATCTCTGCCGCGGGGACAGCGGACGTCAACGTCAGCGCGGTCGCGGTCATCCAGTCGAAGCCAGCGATTCCGATTGCGCTGTGGTCCAGCGTTTGCCCGAATCCCGATGGTAAGATAGAGGAAAGGCAAATAAAGTTTCAGCATCCGACCAAGAGCGGCCAAGGCGAAAACTCCTGCTGGACCACGTTTCTGGATTGCTCCTCTGGGGCTTCCGATATCAAGGCCCTCTTCCAAGTATCCAGGACTTGTTCGGGGCATCCGATCGACGGTGAAATAGACATCGGTACCTACATTTGCCAGAACAGAGGGCAGGTCAACAGTTCTTTGAAGGAAGCCGCGGACTTCTTTACCAAGGAGGCACCAGATTTTCCTAACCGTTGGTGGCTCGTTCCCGTTATCGGTGGGGGCGGCAATTGCGATCCACAGAACCCGACGAAGATCGTGAATTGGGCGAAAATCCGACCGAAGGAGTTCAACGATCAAGGGAGCCCCAAATGGATAAGGGCGGATGTAGTCTGCGGCGAGAAGCTTAACCGTGAAGACATTAAAACTAGCCTGTGCTTCTCCCACAAGCTTGTGCGGGAAGAGAAGAAAGGGTACTGA
- a CDS encoding thioredoxin domain-containing protein translates to MRLIHPLSLVFLSVFLGLLESGCDRAGDSEKLAEVDGTVITRSDVDRAGGKQLQNLRRQLYQLEKQKLDEYIGATLLTQEARRLGISVATLLEREVNSKVLPTTEDEIKAFYEQNKARLPVELDKIRPQVREYLQNQKINARKAQYVDSLRAKAKITSYLEPPPVYRAKVLVKGAPAKGPETAAVTIVKFEDFQCPFCRKIQPVYRELLARYNGKLRLIHKDLPLDSIHPEARQAAEAARCAGAQGKFWEYHDRLYTSAKLSSADLNAYAKELGLDQKAFESCVSGGKFKAAVQEDVNEGAALGITGTPTYFINGREMAGAQPVEAIAAVIDEELAGKK, encoded by the coding sequence ATGAGATTGATTCACCCGCTCAGTCTCGTTTTTTTGAGTGTCTTCTTGGGATTGCTGGAATCGGGGTGCGACCGGGCCGGCGACTCGGAAAAACTCGCCGAAGTCGACGGGACAGTCATCACGCGGTCCGACGTGGATCGGGCGGGGGGAAAACAGCTCCAGAATCTCAGACGCCAGCTCTATCAGCTAGAGAAGCAAAAACTCGACGAGTATATCGGTGCTACTCTTCTCACGCAGGAGGCCAGGAGGCTCGGAATTTCCGTGGCGACTCTCCTCGAGCGGGAAGTGAACTCGAAGGTCCTGCCGACGACGGAAGACGAGATCAAGGCTTTCTACGAGCAGAACAAAGCCCGCCTGCCGGTGGAGCTGGACAAGATCCGTCCGCAGGTCCGGGAATACCTCCAGAATCAAAAGATTAACGCGCGGAAGGCTCAGTACGTCGACTCGCTGAGGGCGAAGGCCAAAATAACGAGCTATCTCGAGCCACCGCCGGTCTATCGCGCCAAGGTCTTGGTCAAGGGCGCTCCCGCCAAGGGGCCCGAGACGGCCGCCGTCACGATCGTGAAATTCGAAGACTTTCAGTGTCCTTTCTGCCGGAAGATTCAACCGGTCTACAGGGAGCTGCTTGCGCGCTACAATGGGAAGCTCAGGCTCATCCATAAGGATTTGCCCCTGGACAGCATCCATCCGGAAGCGCGTCAGGCGGCGGAAGCGGCGCGCTGCGCCGGCGCGCAGGGGAAATTCTGGGAATATCACGACAGGCTCTATACCTCGGCGAAACTGAGCTCTGCCGATTTAAACGCCTATGCGAAGGAGCTGGGTCTCGATCAGAAGGCCTTCGAGAGCTGCGTCAGCGGCGGGAAGTTCAAGGCCGCCGTCCAGGAGGATGTCAACGAGGGCGCAGCTCTCGGCATCACCGGTACCCCGACTTATTTCATCAATGGCCGCGAAATGGCCGGAGCCCAGCCGGTGGAGGCGATCGCGGCCGTGATCGACGAGGAGCTTGCGGGCAAGAAGTGA
- a CDS encoding glycosyltransferase family 87 protein produces MQPNFKYFRLVMTALALLSLLFNAAFLWSSRDALRQGYGDFLAFYAAARLLKAHGGGDLYNLKTQEAFQKPFEAYKQRGWPLPYIHPPFELLWLLPFTALAYPQALAAWLTTNVILVVATFALLTREVDVSSRLMFASMFAGFFPVTFTLFNGQDSIILLFLIAAACAQLEKNKDNIAGILLGFALIKPQLIFAILLLLLYKRRWRFYRAFAATAIVLAVVSIALVGPEGVRRYIDLLITLDATQYTIAAARMSNIRAFVEFALSVPPPAAKLGTGLLTVGFLAFLLYKSRGNADAEAEVLDLQIGLAVVVGLVTSYHAHLHDLSLLLVPITALTRRILLGERPPGPSDRWFLFLTLCFWVPFPGSFLPLIDRGQLPWLFLPLISFAAFITHRLDHERCRSTPRRQRKLGSC; encoded by the coding sequence ATGCAGCCGAATTTCAAATATTTCCGCTTGGTGATGACGGCTTTAGCTCTTCTCTCCCTCCTCTTCAATGCCGCCTTCCTGTGGAGCTCCAGAGACGCTCTTCGTCAAGGTTATGGAGATTTCCTAGCCTTTTATGCAGCTGCGCGGCTATTGAAGGCTCACGGCGGCGGTGACTTGTACAACCTAAAAACCCAAGAAGCCTTCCAGAAACCTTTCGAGGCCTACAAGCAGCGCGGCTGGCCGCTGCCGTATATTCATCCGCCGTTCGAGCTCCTGTGGCTTTTGCCCTTCACGGCCCTCGCTTATCCGCAAGCCCTGGCTGCCTGGCTCACGACGAATGTTATCCTTGTTGTTGCTACATTTGCCCTTCTAACGCGAGAAGTCGATGTCTCGTCACGTCTGATGTTTGCCTCAATGTTCGCGGGTTTTTTCCCCGTGACTTTCACGTTGTTCAATGGTCAGGACTCTATTATCCTGTTGTTCCTCATAGCTGCCGCGTGTGCCCAGCTCGAAAAAAACAAGGACAATATTGCCGGAATACTCCTTGGATTCGCTTTGATCAAGCCTCAACTGATCTTCGCAATCCTGCTTCTTCTGCTCTACAAAAGACGCTGGCGATTCTACCGCGCCTTCGCCGCCACCGCAATCGTGCTCGCCGTGGTTTCCATCGCGCTTGTAGGCCCCGAGGGCGTCCGGCGCTACATCGACTTGCTAATCACTCTCGATGCCACCCAATACACGATTGCGGCCGCAAGAATGTCCAATATCCGCGCCTTTGTCGAATTCGCCCTTTCCGTTCCCCCGCCAGCCGCCAAACTCGGAACTGGGCTACTCACGGTGGGGTTTTTAGCTTTCCTGCTGTACAAATCGAGAGGAAATGCAGATGCCGAAGCGGAAGTTCTTGACTTACAGATAGGCTTGGCCGTGGTAGTCGGTCTCGTGACCTCCTACCACGCGCATCTTCATGACTTGAGCTTACTTCTTGTTCCAATCACGGCGCTCACGCGACGCATACTGCTCGGCGAAAGGCCGCCGGGACCTTCGGATCGATGGTTTCTCTTCCTGACGCTCTGCTTCTGGGTTCCGTTTCCCGGGAGCTTTCTCCCATTAATCGACCGGGGACAGCTACCCTGGCTTTTCTTACCGCTTATTTCGTTCGCCGCTTTTATCACGCACCGTCTCGATCACGAGCGTTGCCGTTCCACTCCCCGTCGTCAGCGGAAACTGGGATCATGCTAG